One genomic window of Lytechinus variegatus isolate NC3 chromosome 1, Lvar_3.0, whole genome shotgun sequence includes the following:
- the LOC121406529 gene encoding carbohydrate sulfotransferase 12-like, with protein MKVTRVCPPWFIFTTLSISLVINTIFFNRIRLESASYSILHRDYKRDTNFLIKNDSSFRPVIVKDLPDVNEDRPTIVEDRQGVHEDRPTVVEDRPGVHEDRSTVEEDRQGVEENRPTIINDRPGSEGDRPFVGNDRPGVDEDRQATVKDHPGVDEDRPVAVKNRTGIEENRPTLVNDRPGLNEDRPVIVKDRLEDIEDRPAVDKDPPGVDVIRPAIAGEKSDFGINLSSAVENRPAVLKNHREGQVVVKDSLPVANDRSAVELNHSTTVIELTESTKLESLVKATHRQKVRKDVLRKACSDFKLKPSRKGNLSPKALASFEHTMLFDKHRLMYCYVPKAGCTSFKQVFLSSHGITLRRNVSIHKTFEATFKNLSQTKPALANRKIKEYNYFVFVRNPFTRLLSAFREKIENRNPENRTDCPLCHLIIWFLRDDDPLLLDRKNSSEPYTFEEFVRYTIATKKPNEHWMNQFQLCHPCQVDFDFIGKYETMHEDVEDFLISKTSDSLLKFPESDPSKPRTRSSNDENMVKYYSSLPDDVFVNLVHSLYRDLRVFGYSIPEVIRRPNLRLPETVETG; from the exons CATCTTACAGTATACTGCATCGGGATTATAAAAGGGATACGAActtcttaattaaaaatgattcaTCTTTTCGCCCAGTCATCGTAAAAGATCTCCCAGACGTTAATGAAGATCGTCCAACCATCGTAGAAGATCGCCAAGGTGTTCATGAAGATCGTCCAACCGTCGTAGAAGATCGCCCAGGCGTTCATGAAGATCGTTCAACCGTCGAAGAAGATCGCCAAGGTGTTGAGGAAAATCGCCCAACCATCATAAATGACCGCCCAGGCAGTGAGGGAGATCGCCCATTCGTCGGAAATGATCGTCCAGGCGTTGATGAAGATCGTCAAGCCACCGTCAAAGATCATCCAGGCGTTGATGAAGATCGTCCAGTCGCCGTCAAAAATCGCACAGGCATTGAGGAAAACCGTCCAACCCTTGTAAATGATCGCCCAGGATTGAATGAAGATCGTCCAGTCATCGTCAAAGATCGCCTAGAAGATATTGAAGATCGTCCAGCAGTCGATAAAGATCCCCCGGGTGTTGATGTAATTCGTCCAGCCATCGcaggagaaaaatcagactttgGTATTAACCTTTCATCAGCCGTAGAAAATCGTCCAGCCGTTCTTAAAAACCATCGAGAAGGGCAGGTCGTCGTAAAAGACAGCCTACCCGTCGCCAACGATCGCTCAGCTGTGGAATTAAACCACTCTACCACCGTCATTGAACTAACGGAAAGCACCAAACTAGAG TCGCTTGTTAAAGCTACACATCGTCAGAAAGTACGCAAGGATGTCCTACGAAAAGCATGCTCCGATTTCAAACTGAAACCATCAAGAAAGGGTAACCTGAGCCCAAAGGCTCTTGCCTCCTTCGAACATACAATGTTATTTGATAAGCACCGATTGATGTACTGTTATGTGCCAAAGGCAGGATGCACTAGCTTTAAGCAGGTTTTCCTCTCATCCCACGGGATCACACTGAGACGCAACGTAAGCATCCACAAGACATTCGAAGCTACTTTCAAGAACTTGAGTCAAACGAAACCAGCATTAGCCAATCGGAAAATCAAGGAATACAATTATTTTGTGTTTGTCCGCAATCCCTTTACACGTTTACTGTCAGCGTTTCGCGAAAAAATTGAGAATAGGAACCCAGAAAACCGAACTGATTGCCCTCTATGCCACCTGATAATTTGGTTCCTTAGAGATGATGATCCGCTATTATTGGACCGTAAGAACAGTTCTGAACCATATACCTTCGAAGAGTTCGTCCGGTACACCATTGCCACTAAAAAACCAAACGAGCATTGGATGAATCAGTTTCAGTTGTGTCACCCGTGTCAGGTCGATTTCGATTTCATCGGGAAGTACGAAACCATGCACGAGGATGTAGAGGATTTCTTAATATCGAAGACGAGCGATTCTTTGCTAAAGTTCCCAGAATCTGATCCTTCAAAACCACGAACGCGTAGTTCTAATGATGAAAACATGGTTAAGTACTACAGTTCTCTCCCAGATGATGTCTTTGTTAACCTTGTTCATAGCTTGTACCGTGATCTAAGAGTGTTCGGATATTCTATACCGGAAGTTATCAGGAGACCCAACCTGCGTCTTCCGGAAACCGTAGAGACTGGTTAA